The sequence below is a genomic window from Nicotiana tomentosiformis chromosome 6, ASM39032v3, whole genome shotgun sequence.
caatgaccacccttATGCTCACATTCCCGGAGTTCATCAAAGTAATCCCATATACGTGGAAACTTTACCCCATGCCCCgtaacaaaccctatacatacctgaatcAACCGAGAAAGACCTGCTCATTAAGCACATAGCAGAATAACTCAAGAAGCTCACTAGTAGAGTTCAGAGTGTCGAAGGTGGTAAAGGCATTGCAGGTTTAAACTATGAGGACTTGTGCATTCAGCCAGATGTggaactgccggagggttacaaacccctcaagttcaaaatgttcgatggaactggtgatccgaaagtGCATCTGCGGAcatattgtgacaaacttgtaaGAGTGGGCAAAGATGAACAAATCCGtatgaaactgttcatgcgaagCCTCACCGGAGATGcattgtcttggtatatcagtcagaacccaaagaagtgggttaattgggtaagcataGCGTCAGATTTCATTGACatattcaggttcaacacagaaagagcaccagacattttctacattcaaaaccttaagaagaaACCAACATAAACCTTTCGTGAATATGCTAATCAGTGGAGATTTGAAGCTTTGAAAGTAAGGCCATCACTTGAAGAAGAGCAAATGAATAAGTTGTTCATCAAGGCTCAAGACCCACAGTACTATGAAAGGCTTATACTTATTGAAAATCACAATTTCTCCGACACCATCAAgctaggagaaagaatagaagaagggattaaGAGTgggatggtgacaaattttgaggCCCTGTAGGGCACGAATAAAGCATTGCAATCGGGAGGTATTTCGAAGAATAAAGAATAGGAGCCGTAATGGTGGCCCAGGGTCCTAAGTATCCTCTCACCTACCAAACACCTCTACCTATATACCAAATGCCTCCACCCATATACCAGCCTTCATCCCctcagataccaacaacctgctaCCACCTACCATGCCTATAACACTCAACCCgcatattaccactcaccaccacccactcgccaaaactaccaaaaaccacgACCAAACTTCGACCGTAGaccacctagacaatacaccccaatagCTGAGCCCATAGaataattatatgagagattAAAGGCTGTTGGTTATGTCAGTCCCATCCCTACCATTGCTATGGAGAATTCCTCTCAGTGGATTAACCTAAACAAGATATATGCCTATCATttaggcatgaagggtcatataATTGATGAGTGTCGCACACTGAAAGACAAGATTTAGACACTGATCGACAACaaggtcatacaggcaaaggaagttgcaccaaatattcgtaacaatcctctcccacaTCACAAAGGTGAGagagtgaatgtgatagagaccgatgaggAATGGGATCTGGAGGCGCCAATCAGACTTATTCGGGAGGGGGATGATCCTAAAACGTCTCTGGTCACCCTCACACctgttgtggtacaaacccaagcaCCGTTTGAAGTCGAGGTAACTACACCCTTCACTATGATGGTAGCCTCACgccatcttacaagtctgatgctatcctatgggattatgttgcggaatcaagaataaaagaaaaagcaaaaatgGAGGAACCAGGTGCGGCGCAAggcatgactagaactggcagagtcTATACACCCGAGCacctgggaggaacaagcaaaaaAGCTGCATCTAAGATGCCTATTGTTGAGATTGGCCCtgatgacctttggagaaaggtacAAGCAAAGGAATACTCTGTTGtcgatcatttgaacaaaactaCCGATCAGATATCCATCTTGTCACTGCTGCAACACTCTGAGACACataggaatgccttgatgaaagtgctgagtgaagcttatgtacccaccaacatcactagtggggagatAGCCAATATGGTCGGGCAGGTACtggaaagccacaaaatcaccTTTCACGAGGATGAATTACCACGAGAATGACTAAGTCATAATAGGGCACTACAgatcacagtgcaatttgaggatatGTTCATCGCcaaggtcctgatagatgggggttcaagtctcaataTATGCCCACTGACTACTCTAAAAAggttgggtaaaggcctgcacgacaTACAGATGGGAAGTATGAATGTAAAGGTGTTTGATGGATCCCAAAGAGCCACAACcggagaaatcaacctcaacCCACAATTGGGCctgacctggtttgatgttgagttccaagtgctggatatatctgctacccataatctattgttgggacgaccctgGATACACGCAACTGGGATAGTGGATTTTACTCTGCATCAGGCTAtgaagtttgaatggaatcatcaagaagtgattatccatggggatggaagcaaccccatctacaccaatcagaccGTTCCAGACATCGAGAATAGGAAGAAGCTGGGTGGAGAAACGTACCATCGCATTGAGcgagtcaacgcaattgaaaaagaTCGATGGTGGAgtaacaagatagaaagcatattactATGGACATGatatgaacctggcaagggtctcaGCAAAAacctccaagggatcaccaaacccgtACAACCGTAGCGTTATGGCACAACTTTTAGGCTCGGATACGAATATAGTTGGCAAGAGTACCAGGATTGGTCGccgccatggcgtggtccttattatctGTTGGAAAAACCAGTACCACATCTATACCATACATTTCATCACACTGACGTGATGTGGGGATCTGAGGAAAATGAACTCTTAGCTAGCATGAGGAAACTATTTCTGGATGAAGAAGATATGGATtgtagtgcgatagttgaggaggaggaggaggaagaactTACCATTCAGACCGTGGGGAAAGGAGCTATTCTCAaaaactggactgctgcaccatcccgggcccgtCGACTTCTTGGGTAGCTTGGCAGATtagcataaattatttttaagattttgagatatttttagtattttgttttgaaataattgctcaagTCATCGAGCCACATTTGTTAACATTTTAAAGATTTCAATTAATGCATTGCTACTTTACATATTTACTATTATTCTCTACATTTTCTCtttttacaacattattattacctatcccgatgaacctgtgactgtgacatgtaatgagataatgtgacataaggatagtgattcagaggacCTGGAAGATGATACGATACTTGAGGAAATAGTCAGAGAAGTGGAAACGTTTGAAAACAAGCCAAAGTCCAATTTGGACGAAACTGAAGCAGTTAACTTAGAGGATTCTGAACTGGTCAAGGAAACacgcataagcattcatctatcaccgtcagagaaagaAGAGTACATCATATTCCTAAAAGAATAtgaagatatctttgcatggtcctacaaCGATATGACGGATTTGAGCagatccatagtagctcacaagttaCTCACTAATCCTAcatgtccaccggtaaagcagaaaGTCAGAAAATTCAAGctggatatgagtttgaagataaaagaggtgGTCACCAAgtagatcaaagccaaggttcttagagtggtcgagtacccagcttggttggccaacattgtgccagttccaaagaaagatgggaaagtcaggGTATGTGTCGACTATCGAGATCTAAATAGAGCAAGTCCAAAATGATTTCCCGTTCCCTAATATACACATATTGATCGACAACTGTGCCAAACATGAACTccatcctttgtggattgcttcgcagaaTACCATCAAACCTGGATGGATGACGAGGATGCTGAGAAGATAGCCTTCATCACgccatggggaatatattgttataaaatgatgccatttggtttgaagaacacCGGAGCTACCTGCATGAGAGCCATGACAaatattttccatgacatgatataCAAAGAGATAtaagtgtacgtggatgatgttatcatcaaatccaaaaggtcgggacctcaaccaaatatacaaacaattcctaaaacattatacgtaCTTACTCGAGCctttaaattacatcaaacaatgctaaaattttgaattgcacatcgattcaagcctaatgaactttaaaacttcaaacttctacaccTGACGCTGAAACctttcaaatcaagtccgattgacctcaaattttgcacaaaggtcataattgacattacggacctactccaacttccagaatcacaTTCCGACCGCAATATCAAAAactccactcccggtcaaactttccaaaattcatcaaatttccaatttttgccaattgacgctaaaatgacctgcggacctccaattcaacatccgaacacgctcctaagaccaaaatcaccctacatagctattggaaccatcaaaactctattccggagtcgtattcacacaaatcaaacaacgatcgattcctacgacttaaacctccaatttagggactatgtgttccatttcactccgaaaccaaaaacaactcccggcaagtcacaaaacccaaaactGAAATTGATGGAACAATAAATATGGGTTCGGGGCTAattctctcaaaatgaccggccgtgtTGTTACatcgactcttgttgggtactattcttccaacgaccattTCCACTCACTAgtgagtgcggattggacgtggatcaataTTTGGCACCGTTACTAGGGAGTTAAAATAGTTATAGCTATATATTTGgatttatttttggaatatcttcttttccttccgcgttactaacttgtgtgagaaattTTAGGTACAACCATGACGAACAATGAGGTCGgaaatttgcctttgggggaaTTGGATGGCGATGAGGAGCAAGTAGAGGAGGTACCTCATGATCCACAAGCCAATCGAAGAGTCCGGGTACCTCACGACAATGTgctcgttccacccccacctccaccacaagAGGCTCCACATCGTATATTGCCTAacgaaggttatgctagtgcaatagtccctccccgtattagggcgggcaacatccaaataaccaatgtgatgcttactttgcttgagcaatgggGTTTCTTTACCGGTGCTCCAACACAAAATGCTTagaaacatttgaaggggtttgtggatactAGTTGGAGGAGCAAGCAAATGAATGTCttcgaggatgcattgaggctaaggcgtTTTCcattctctctatgggggaaagcgttagattggttggaatgatTGTCGAACCATttaattcacacttgggatgagttggcgaaaAAGTTCATTGGTAAGTGTTTTCTCCAGGGCACATGGACAAACTTCGAGATGAgatcttggcattcaagcaagagccgaatgaaccactacatgagatatgggagatatagaactatggtcaaggaatgtcccaacaatgatatgatagaaaacataattcaacaaaccttctatcgtgggattaacacaaccaaccactGCATAGTGAATCAGTTAGCCGGTGGGAAActtatgactacgccttatgcggaggcgtgtgagattttggatgagatggcgaaCACGTCATCGTCTTAGAAATCCTGGGCCAttgttccacaaggtgacccgaatatgatccaccttcacaaagaattaaAAGACCAAGGGCAAGACATTGCTGAATTGACAACTACCATGACTCAAATAtaaaggcccaactaaatcaagtgcaaactcctaagcaagtcaatgctatggaagGAGTggacatgatggtgaacaagaagatgaccaagggtccacaagtgcaaaatcgagGGGAGAACTATGTGCGAGAAGATGGTggttttgagcaagatgattcctataatgaacaagaagaggaagtgcaatatgtgaataattttcaagggcaaagaaacaacttccaaggcataagccaacaacaatggcgaccacaaaacaatcaaggcaattggaattctaacaatcaaggaaattagagtgGAGGAAACAATCAAGAgatttggcataacaacaataatcaaggaaattagagtgGAAACATCCAAGGAAATTGGGtaggtaacaatcaaggcggatggagcaacaatcaaggcaatcagGGGTCGAGTTTTCAAAGGTCCCCAATGTACCAACAATCAAGCAAcgcacctccttatccttcccatggtttgAGTTCTTCACACAATGAAATGGGACGTATTGAAAGAATGTTCATGCAAATAATAGAAAAGAATGCTGATTCGGATatccaacttgcctcacacaacacatcaatccgcaatCTCGAAGTTCAAatagggcaaatctctcaagctctaaattctcgtcctaagggggcactaccaggtgacacggtggtgaacccaaagggtggtaacaatacGGGGAATGCCATGGCGGCTATCACAAAAAGTGGAAGAGGcgggaatgcacctacctcaagtggaaggcaacttgttgatgatgatcaagtgatgcaagaagaagagatcccaaccaatgtggtgcaacctaatgatgaagtttagattgatattgatgatagtatggaagagactcaagaggaggcccgtctagggaacacattattgacataccggagccactagtgcaaaaggctaaggcaccatttcctaagcctccacctccataccctcaaagacttgccaggcaaatggtgagaatcaattcaagaagttcattcaactgatgaagagtctttcaatCAACGTGACactagttgaagctttggaataaATGCACGGTTatacaaagtttatgaaggatcttgtgacaaagaagcagtcaatgaattttgaaaccatcaaagtcactcatcaagtgagtgatattttgcattcaatggctcctaagttggaggatttcagtgctttcacgattccttgtacaattggaagtgccgagtttgctaaagctctttgtgatcttggggcaagtatcaatttgatgcccaaTTCAGTTTTTAAGACTTTGGAAATTgagcaaccaagacccacctctatgagattacaaatggtcaATCATACCATGAAGAGGCCTttgggtgtgattgaagatgttttgcTTCGTGATGATAAATTCATTCTCCTGGCGGATTTTGTCATTatagattgtgaggttgactatgaAATGtcaattattcttgggagacctttccttgctaaagAAAAGGtgctttgtgatgttgaagccagagaactcactttccaggttggtgatgaaaaagtggtattctaTGTATGTAAGTCCatacggcaaccaaatagcaatgaggtgtgttcttttttggacttggttaccgatgttattgttgatgaaatAAGTGCTACAACCAATGTTGGTGATATATTGGAGGCCGtgttgctcaactttgatgacgagagatggatggcttcatggaatgtgtgaactctttgtaaggaatggggtcgtacaactacgCACCCTataaattgtccttggatctttaAAATAGGACAATCCTCCTTAAAagcttctattgaagagcctcctaccttcgggttgaagccattgcctccgcaTCTTTGGTTTGACTAACATGTAAgttgattccacattggcggtgctacaaaagttGAAGAAGGATATTGGGTGGACCTTGgaggatattcgggggataagccccgccttttgcatgcataagatctaGTTGGAGGATGGCAcaaaaccatctattgaacatcaaaggagactcaatgagtctatgcaagaagttgtcaagaaggagattatcaagtggttggatgtcggggttgtctaccccatctatgatagttcatggacttctccggttcaatgtgtcccaaagaagggggcatgacggtagtcaccaatgacaagaatgagttgattcctactagaacggtgaccggttggagggtgtgtatggactatcgcaagctcaacaaagtcacaaggaaggatcacttcccacttcctttcttagatcaaatacTCGATAGATTGGCCGGTTGTTCTTTCTAttactttcttgatgggtactcgggctacaaccaaattcccATTGCTCCGGaaaatcaagagaaaacaacctttacatggccctatggtacttttgctttcaagcggatgccatttggtttgtgcaatgaaCCAACAACTTTTCAAAGatatatgatggctattttcacggacatggtggaggactatcttgaagttttcatggatgacttctcggtggttagAGATTCTTTtaatgattgtcttgcaaatttggacaaagtgttggctacATGTGAAGAAaccaatttggtgctcaattgagagaaatgccatttcatggtcgaggaaggtattgtccttggccacaacaTATCAAGGAATGGAATTAATGTTGATAAGgtaaagattgaggtgatttctaagctcCCACCCCCTACTTcagtgaagggtgtgcggagtttcttaggccatgcgggttttttaccggcgcttcatcaaagacttctctaaggtggtgaacccgttgtgcaagcatcttgagaaggatgctagctcggttgatgagatgggtactcttgttgcaagaatttgatattgacatccaagatagaaaaggtagtgaaaaccaagtggcggacaacttgtctcgtttggaggaggggaggccacatgatggccttgagatcaatgactctttccccgatgagcaactcttggcaatttcaatgaaagCGGTGACATGGTTCACGAATTTAGAAAATTCttttgtgtgtggaatcatcctggatgagttctcttcaaaccaaaggaagaagctcaaactagattgtcaagattattattgggatgaaccatacctttttacggatttgtacggatggggtgattagaagatgtgtaccggaagaagagcaaggtaaaatttttggggcttgtcattcttctccatatagtggtcatcatggtggatcAAGAACGTCAACCAAAATGCTTAGTTATGGTTTCTATTGGCcgactctttacaaggatgcaagtgatttagtgagaagatgtgatgaatgtcaacgggccggtggaatctcgaagaaaaatgaaatgcctcttaCAACCATTTTATTTGTGagctcttgtggaaacacctacatcttggtcgcggtggattatgtgtccaaatgggttgaggccattgctttaCCCAAGAATGAGGCAAGAAGtatggtggctttcttgaagaagaatattttcacaaggtttggtactccacgtacaattataagcgatgggggtcacatttttgcaacaaagattttgacattttacttagcaagtatggtgttactcataaagttacAATTTCTTATCACCTACAAcctagtgggcaagtggaagtctccaaccgggagataaaaagTATATTGtccaaaacggtgaatgctaatcagatgaattggtccaagaagcttgatgatgcattatgggcttatcggacggcttacaaaacactaATCGGAATGTTGCCATAtcggttggtgttcggaaaagcttaTCATCTTccgtggaactagagcacaatgcaatgtgggctctaaagaagttgaatcttgattgggatgtagccgctaacttgagggttgcacatttgaatgaattagatgagtttCGGTACCATGTTGATgcgagttcgtccttgtacaaagaaaagataaaatatcttcatgacaaatacatttggaacaacgagttcaaggtgggcgatcttgtattgttgtttaactcaaggttgaggatgtttcctggGAAGCTAAAatctaagtggagtggtccttttgaaattgtgggcgtgacaccttttggtgcattagacttgacgaacaaaaacaatgaagtattccgagtcaatggtcaccgggtgaagaactacttgggaaaggttggagatagccacgtggCGGCGGTCATTCCTTTTGCTTCAGGATATTTTGCATCGTGTCACGAtgttaaatcaggtgcttcttgggagacaacccatgttcttttcctttttcttttgtagttaggtgttatttgtgttctaacttgatttgaagcgTGCTATAAGGATGAGTGTGACTTACAAAAACAGTGGATGAAAATATGGCTAAGTGTTCaaaagagtgcggaccacactttatTTGTGAGGACCGTACATTTTTATGTGTCATAGTAGATGAGCATTGTGTCCGTACATTTCTCTTGCAGACCGCACATTTGAAATGTCAAAaataccaactctctgaagtttaagCTTATCAGTGCGGAGGTCGATCTACAACCGCACGTGAAATCTGCGACCGCATaagaaaatgtgcggaccacagatgGAATTCTATGATGAAGCTCCCAGGTTAAAGAGTGTCAACCACACATGAAAGTGTGCGACCGCACTCGTCTCTGCTCCTTTCTCAAATTGAATGGTATAAATAGAACAGTAAGGCTCATTTTACCCTTTTCCCACTTCGAACAAAACACTGTTACCCTGCTAATGTTTCTTGGAGATTTTAACTATCCACATACACAACAACCTAGATTATTCGCTCAGTGCACTCACTCTATCTGGTATGTTTCAATTTCATGTTAATATTTTATGttagtttaatttgtagattGTTTAAAAAAACATTTAGGCCATATGTTATTAGAGTTCAATTGTGTTTCTATGTTGGGCAGATCTTAATTGGGTAGACTTGATACATACTCTAATGGGACTAGGTTAGTGAAATTTCATGTTTTTACAACGTTGTCATGCCTATTTGTGCAAGAAATTGAAAACGCTTAGTTAAAAAAGTTGTCTACTCATAATTGATTAAATTCTGTGACCGCACTTGAATTGTGCGATTTGCAGATTCAGATTTTTGGAAACTTATGTGAGGAAGGAATATGCGGCGGCAagtcaaattgtgcggaccgcagatttcccCTTGTGGCCACAGATTAaccaattctctgtcatcagagagtcttCATGATGAGACTCAAAAGTGCGGCCGCAAGtcgaattgtgcggaccgcagattttgcATCGCAACGCAGATTGGCTATTTTTCTATCTTCTGAGAGTAAGAAATTTTGGGGACTCAGAAGTGTGGCCGTAACCTAAAATGTGCGGATCGCACTTCCTTTCTGCGGCAGCACATCCATAAATGTGTGGACCGCGAGTTccttctacggccgcacataAAAAATGTGTGCACCACAGATCCCTAATCATATAGGCATGAATGCACTTCATAACCCCACTGTGTCCAATTATTTCTCCCTTACCTACATAACTTTTGTATGTGTTTGAACACTGAATTGCAACAAACAATCTTCTCtgcttgatacagacaatggttcgatcaatGGGCCGAGGTGACACTTCAAAGGGATGAGATGAATCTACctggggtcgaggtagaggtacctTGCCCCTTGGCCAGCCTAAGACAAATAGAAAGAAAACAACAGCTGACAGAGGGAGAGCTGCAGACCTCTTTGAGTCTAGCTCCTATGTCCCGTCTAAGGAGGTGTCAGAGGGAAACTTAGCCTCTTTTCAGGAGGAGCAGACGGCCTCACAGTCAAGGCCTTAAGAGAGATACTAGCTCAGAGACGAGCCGTCTTCATCTCACAGCACCTCTGAGGGATCGACGAGTGCTATTCAGGATTCTAAGCCATCAGCTACACCAGTTCCTGAGGCACAGATTACACATGACATCCCCAATGATGgaagagggggagatgctacatcTACAGGGCTTGAgagatcaaagaagaaagaggtttgggaggattgCTTTGTCAGCTTGGCCGCCTTTACTAGCTTTCCtatgtggtggccagtgaggtcatTGACTCTTGAGCGCATGTTCTTATTGAAAGATTTGGATACGTACAACCCAACTATATTGAGACAGTTCAGGGCAtgaaaggggtggatgtggttcaccgagAGAGTGGAGGATGCAAAAGAATACCTCGTCTAAAAATTTTATGCTAATGTTGCTCATATCAAGAAAGAGACAAAGGTGACCAAAGTACGCAACCTCAAGGTAAGGTTTGACCAGTATATGCTAAATGTGTATTTGGGCTTCGAGGATGTTGAGTTGAAGGAGTATCTGGAGAAGTGCGCACTAAAGGAGGAAGTCCGACCTTGGTTGGCTGAGATTCTAGCATCACTAGGGCCACTACCACCATGG
It includes:
- the LOC138894777 gene encoding uncharacterized protein, with amino-acid sequence MEGVDMMVNKKMTKGPQVQNRGENYVREDGGFEQDDSYNEQEEEVQYVNNFQGAEFAKALCDLGASINLMPNSVFKTLEIEQPRPTSMRLQMVNHTMKRPLGVIEDVLLRDDKFILLADFVIIDCEVDYEMSIILGRPFLAKEKVLCDVEARELTFQVGDEKVVFYVCKSIRQPNSNEVCSFLDLVTDVIVDEISATTNVGDILEAVLLNFDDERWMASWNV